A genomic stretch from Streptosporangium album includes:
- a CDS encoding amidohydrolase encodes MSDILFRGGRAFLSADAFAEAVLVRDGRIAAVGTESDVARRAAPGHETVDLGGGLLTPGFTDSHVHPVQAGLERAKCDLAEVYGLPEYLERIGAYARANPGHEWIDGGGWDMAAFPGGLPHRSQLDFLDRPVYLIQRDHHAAWVNTRALERAGITRDTPDPADGRIERDADGTPSGVLHEGAMDLVGLLTPRPTARDLTDALLEAQAHLFSQGITGWQDAIVGSYAGSDDQLPTYVAAAASGKLMARVVGALWWDRTRGAEQIPELVERRASAEGLERFRATSVKIMQDGITENFTAAVIEPYCRCGGTGLSYVEPALLNGHVAELDRHGFQVHFHAIGERAVREALDSFTGTDPANRHHIAHLQIIEPSDVPRFAALGVTANLQPLWATHHAQMDELTIPFLGDERSSWQYPFADLQRAGARFCAGSDWPVSNADPVQGMHVAVNRTEPGGSVHADYPTAQTPFLPGQSLDLATALTAYTAGSAWINHDDDAGTIIPGNRADLVVLDRDPFTEPQADIWRTEVAMTFVGGEQVYQR; translated from the coding sequence GTGAGCGACATCCTGTTCCGCGGCGGCCGCGCCTTCCTGTCCGCCGACGCCTTCGCCGAGGCGGTACTGGTCCGCGACGGCCGGATCGCCGCCGTGGGCACCGAGTCCGACGTCGCACGGCGGGCCGCCCCGGGCCACGAGACCGTCGACCTCGGCGGCGGCCTGCTCACCCCCGGCTTCACCGACTCCCACGTCCATCCGGTCCAGGCGGGGCTGGAGCGGGCCAAGTGCGACCTGGCCGAGGTCTACGGCCTGCCGGAGTATCTGGAGCGGATCGGCGCCTACGCACGGGCCAACCCCGGCCACGAGTGGATCGACGGCGGTGGCTGGGACATGGCAGCCTTCCCCGGCGGCCTCCCCCACCGCTCCCAGCTCGACTTCCTCGACCGCCCGGTCTACCTGATCCAGCGCGACCACCACGCCGCCTGGGTCAACACCCGGGCGCTGGAGCGCGCCGGGATCACCCGCGACACCCCCGACCCCGCCGACGGCCGGATCGAACGCGACGCCGACGGCACGCCGAGCGGCGTGCTGCACGAGGGCGCGATGGACCTGGTCGGCCTGCTCACCCCGCGCCCCACGGCCCGGGACCTGACCGACGCGCTGCTGGAGGCCCAGGCCCACCTGTTCTCCCAGGGCATCACCGGCTGGCAGGACGCCATCGTCGGCTCCTACGCCGGCTCCGACGACCAGCTGCCCACCTACGTCGCCGCGGCGGCCTCGGGAAAGCTGATGGCCCGGGTGGTGGGCGCGCTGTGGTGGGACCGCACACGCGGCGCCGAGCAGATCCCCGAGCTCGTGGAGCGCCGCGCCTCGGCGGAGGGGCTGGAGCGGTTCCGCGCCACCTCGGTGAAGATCATGCAGGACGGCATCACCGAGAACTTCACCGCCGCGGTGATCGAGCCCTACTGCCGCTGCGGCGGCACCGGCCTGTCGTACGTGGAACCCGCGCTGCTGAACGGCCATGTCGCCGAGCTGGACCGGCACGGCTTCCAGGTGCACTTCCACGCGATCGGCGAGCGGGCCGTCCGCGAGGCGCTGGACAGCTTCACCGGGACCGACCCGGCCAACCGCCACCACATCGCGCACCTGCAGATCATCGAACCGTCCGACGTGCCGCGCTTCGCCGCGCTCGGGGTGACGGCCAACCTGCAGCCGCTCTGGGCCACCCACCACGCCCAGATGGACGAGCTGACGATCCCCTTCCTGGGCGACGAGCGGTCATCCTGGCAGTACCCCTTCGCCGACCTGCAACGGGCGGGCGCCCGCTTCTGCGCGGGCAGCGACTGGCCGGTGTCCAACGCCGACCCGGTCCAGGGCATGCACGTGGCGGTCAACCGCACCGAGCCGGGCGGCTCGGTCCACGCGGACTACCCGACGGCGCAGACCCCGTTCCTGCCCGGCCAGAGCCTGGACCTGGCCACGGCCCTGACCGCCTACACCGCCGGCTCGGCGTGGATCAACCACGACGACGACGCGGGCACGATCATCCCGGGCAACCGTGCAGACCTGGTCGTCCTGGACCGCGACCCGTTCACCGAGCCCCAGGCCGACATCTGGCGGACCGAGGTGGCGATGACGTTCGTCGGCGGGGAGCAGGTCTACCAGCGCTAA